The genome window GAAGTGTTTACGTGGGCACAAATCGGATTACATGAAAAGCCAGTAATTTTATACAATGTAAATAGCTTTTATGATGCGATTTTACAACATTTTAAAAAAATGCTCGAGGAAGGTTTTATACGCACAGAACAAAAATCACTTATTCGTGTAGCTACTTCATCAGAGGAAATATTAAATTTATTAAAAAAACATGGGTAAAATTTCTTCTTTTAATAAATTATATCTATACGTACTTCCACGAAAAATGCGTTTTTTATAGCTTCATTTCTCCTCTTTTGTTTCATAAAGAAGGATAAATAGTGCAATTATTACTCCTAACGGTAACATAATCAAATGTTTTATTTCCATAATTTTCTGATATATATTGAAATAGTAGAAGAGTTTTATTTACAATAATTGTGTAAGGCTTTCTTAAATCATAATAGGGGTGTTATAGATGACAAAGGTGGAAGTAAGTTTTAAGCATTTACCGACGACTGCGGTTTCAGATGCGACAGGAGGACATACGAATTTACGCAGTGATATTAAACCGCTAGCAGATCATTTTAAAATTGCTGGTCGTGCGGTAACAGTGCGTTTACCAGATGGCGAAAATGGTGCGGTACTGGAAGCCATTCGAGCTGCTAGTGAAGGGGATATTTTAGTAATTGACGCTAAAGGAAATACCAATCGAGCTGTTGCTGGTGATTTTGTTCTTTCATTAGCGAAGGGTATTGGTGTACAAGGCTTTGTCGTAGATGGTGTTATTCGTGATATTGCAGCTATTCGTGAGCTGGATTTTCCTGTATTCTCGCTTGGCACAACGGTAGCGGCTGGCAATAAAAACGGTGGTGGAAAAGTAAATGTTCCTATTGCTATTGGAGGCGTTACTGTTCATCCTGGTGATTATATTTTTGGGGATGTGGACGGTGTCGTTGTCGTGCCGCGGGAAGATGCAGAACGGATTGTTGCAGCTGCTGAGGTAAAGCTTGAAAAA of Lysinibacillus agricola contains these proteins:
- a CDS encoding RraA family protein, with amino-acid sequence MTKVEVSFKHLPTTAVSDATGGHTNLRSDIKPLADHFKIAGRAVTVRLPDGENGAVLEAIRAASEGDILVIDAKGNTNRAVAGDFVLSLAKGIGVQGFVVDGVIRDIAAIRELDFPVFSLGTTVAAGNKNGGGKVNVPIAIGGVTVHPGDYIFGDVDGVVVVPREDAERIVAAAEVKLEKDEIRAQEAHANGKESIIAYLDKVCASTKPIPNATMPRHN